The following are encoded together in the Daucus carota subsp. sativus chromosome 5, DH1 v3.0, whole genome shotgun sequence genome:
- the LOC108220570 gene encoding E3 ubiquitin-protein ligase SP1 — MSEEIDKLRWGIGCLVGAALSYLLGEESRINAESLGRVIRVVQIKDSSLLFDTASIVLPLIVTVSGIVGSNKGLKLESSKVKAVILHETTSKCILKPCVKNEVDNRGNSVEVCSWKEEQKGSHTVKKEVPWYLDDGTSKVFVLNAESASKFWESVGRHVGSCKSQILPVRGTVVDSRQKEPDVLVKTTVTTQPLLITGTPLTVIGEAVKDRSGRIRIQQPERGPFYVSRKNIDELNDEFAGVERSLKCVSLVLSSCGIFLIGMHTFQCIKKRFFKQKSCKRCGHRINSEQRSSQLTECPLCREQANQLDRAFRG; from the exons ATGAGTGAAGAGATTGACAAGCTGCGTTGGGGAATAGGCTGTTTAGTTGGTGCAGCACTGTCGTATCTTCTTGGAGAGGAATCTCGAAT CAATGCTGAGTCGCTGGGGAGGGTTATTCGCGTAGTTCAAATAAAGGATTCGT CACTGTTATTTGATACTGCATCCATAGTATTGCCTTTAATCGTCACTGTATCTGGAATAGTCGGTTCGAATAAGGGACTTAAGCTGGAGTCTAGCAAAGTGAAGGCCGTGATTCTTCATGAGACG ACAAGCAAGTGCATTTTGAAACCCTGCGTAAAAAATGAAGTTGACAACAGAGGGAATAGTGTAGAAGTTTGCTCCTGGAAAGAGGAACAGAAAGGTTCTCATACTGTTAAGAAAGAGGTTCCGTGGTACCTG GATGATGGAACTAGTAAGGTCTTTGTGTTAAATGCCGAGAGCGCCTCAAAATTTTGGGAATCAGTGGGTCGACATGTAGGAAGTTGCAAATCACAGATTTTGCCAGTAAGAGGAACAGTAGTGGACAGCAGGCAGAAAGAACCG GACGTTCTAGTCAAGACAACTGTCACAACCCAACCACTTCTCATAACTGGTACTCCATTAACCGTTATTGGGGAG GCTGTTAAGGATCGGTCCGGAAGGATCCGAATTCAACAACCAGAAAGAGGCCCATTTTATGTCTCTCGAAAGAATATTGATGAGCTCAATGACGAGTTTGCAGGAGTGGAACG GTCGTTGAAATGTGTCTCTCTAGTGTTGTCATCCTGTGGTATTTTTCTGATCGGGATGCATACTTTTCAGTGTATCAAAAAAAGATTTTTTAAGCAGAAGTCGTGCAAGAG ATGTGGTCATAGGATCAACAGTGAACAACGTTCTTCACAGCTGACAGAGTGTCCACTTTGCCGTGAACAGGCTAATCAGTTGGACAGGGCTTTCCGCGGTTAG
- the LOC108222135 gene encoding RNA demethylase ALKBH10B gives MSPASGIVHDQAPMLSQHDATSSCSKDAVIAWFRGEFAAANAIIDALCNHLSELHGGGSVYESTFAAIHRRRLNWIPILQMQKYYPITDVLVEIGNVIDKKGNVVEKCAPERTGGSGDEDQCYSNIGGLAKTDQITNGGSQNGQPKFENLELYSINEDCETHHAQIKVCKGFVAKEPVKGHMVNVVKGLKLYQDIFTDTEISKLTNYVNELRVSGQNGELSGETFIMYHQQVKGGNKRELIQFGAPIFGPVKKEATSQFQKSQIDPIPETLLGVIDNLVQWHLVSESRKPNSCIINFFDEGEYSQPFLKPPHLDQPISTLLLSQSEMAFGRMLVCDNDGNYKGPLMLSLKKGSLLVMRGNSADMARHVMCPSQSKRISVTFFKVQTDGIVKNSSPLNRALTLWQPGISNGYSVPRGTYYSYEAMDVISKCNVLRNPMFMCAPMRPMVLGPKRITRGGTGVFLPWAVGSKKPAKHLPPRAQKGRIFELPSPAETHNKEATSDET, from the exons ATGTCGCCGGCGTCCGGCATTGTTCACGATCAAGCACCCATGCTGTCGCAACACGATGCCACATCCTCGTGTTCGAAAGACGCCGTGATCGCGTGGTTCCGCGGCGAGTTTGCCGCGGCCAATGCCATAATTGATGCATTGTGTAATCACCTGAGTGAGCTGCACGGGGGAGGATCGGTGTATGAGTCCACATTCGCGGCCATTCATAGGAGGAGGCTGAACTGGATCCCGATTTTGCAGATGCAGAAGTACTATCCGATCACTGATGTGTTGGTTGAGATAGGAAACGTGATCGACAAGAAAGGAAATGTCGTCGAAAAATGTGCGCCAGAGAGGACAGGAGGGAGCGGAGATGAAGATCAATGTTATAGCAACATTGGAGGATTAGCAAAGACTGATCAAATTACTAATGGAG GATCTCAAAATGGGCAACCCAAGTTTGAAAACCTTGAGTTATACTCAATCAATGAAGACTGTGAGACGCATCATGCTCAAATCAAAGTCTGTAAAGGGTTCGTAGCCAAGGAGCCGGTGAAAGGGCATATG GTCAACGTTGTGAAAGGGCTCAAGTTGTATCAAGACATATTCACTGATACTGAGATATCTAAGCTGACCAACTATGTGAATGAGCTTCGGGTTTCTGGCCAGAATGGAGAACTATCAG GCGAGACCTTTATAATGTACCACCAGCAGGTCAAGGGCGGAAACAAGAGAGAACTAATTCAGTTTGGAGCTCCAATTTTCGGGCCTGTtaaaaaggaagctacaagtcaaTTTCAAAAGA GTCAAATCGACCCAATTCCAGAAACACTTCTAGGAGTCATTGACAACCTGGTTCAGTGGCATTTAGTCTCCGAAAGTAGGAAACCAAACAGCTGCATCATCAACTTCTTTGATGAG GGTGAGTATTCACAGCCCTTCCTAAAACCGCCTCATCTAGACCAACCGATCTCTACTCTTCTTCTGTCTCAATCGGAAATGGCTTTTGGACGTATGCTTGTATGCGACAATGATGGGAACTATAAAGGGCCACTTATGCTATCACTGAAAAAAGG GTCTCTTTTAGTGATGAGAGGAAACAGTGCTGACATGGCGAGACATGTTATGTGTCCATCACAAAGCAAAAGGATCAGTGTGACCTTCTTTAAAGTCCAGACTGATGGCATAGTGAAAAACTCATCACCTTTAAATAGAGCCCTGACACTGTGGCAACCAGGAATCTCAAATGGTTATTCAGTACCACGTGGTACTTATTATAGCTATGAGGCAATGGATGTTATTTCTAAATGCAATGTCCTTCGGAACCCAATGTTTATGTGTGCTCCTATGCGACCAATGGTCCTCGGCCCTAAAAGGATCACACGCGGTGGTACTGGAGTTTTTCTGCCCTGGGCTGTCGGATCCAAAAAGCCTGCAAAGCATCTACCACCACGTGCTCAAAAGGGACGTATTTTCGAGCTGCCCTCTCCAGCTGAAACACATAATAAAGAAGCCACTTCTGATGAGACATGA